The following DNA comes from Acidobacteriota bacterium.
GAGCTGATTCGCGCGCAGCGCGAAGCGCTGGCGCGGACGCTCGCGCTCGAAGCAGGAAAACCCATCAAGACGGCGCGCGTGGAGATCGAGCGCGCCGCGTTCACCTTCGACGTCGCCGCGGAAGAAGCGGTGCGCATCCCGGGGGAATACCTTCCGCTGGACGTGATGGAATCCATGCGCGGCCGGTGGGGCCTGGTGCGGCGCTTTCCGCTCGGACCCATCGCCGCTATCACGCCATTCAATTTCCCGTTCAACCTGGTTGGGCACAAGCTCGCGCCGGCCATTGCGGCCGGCTGCGCCGTGGTGCTCAAGCCCGCACCGCAGACGCCGCTGAGCGCGCTCAACCTCGCCCGCCTGGTTGCGGAAGCGGGCTGGCCCGCGGGCGCGCTGAACGTCCTGCCGCTCGCCAACGAAGATGCTGGCGTGCTGGTGGAAGACGCTCGCCTGAAGATGCTCAGCTTCACCGGAAGCGCCGCCGTGGGTTGGGCGCTGAAGTCGCAAGCGGGGAAGAAGCGCGTGGTGCTGGAGCTGGGCGGCAACGCGGGCGTAATCGTTCATTCGGACTTTCATTCGGACTCCGGGCATGCCGACGCCGATCTCGACTACGCCGCCGAACGCTGCGCCGTCGGAGGTTTCAGCTATGCCGGGCAGAGCTGCATCTCGGTGCAGCGCATCCTGGTACACAGCAGCGTGCTCGACAGGTTCCTCGCAGCCTTCATCCCCAAAGTTAAAGCGCTGAGACTTGGCGATCCGATGGACGAGGCGACGGACGTTGGCCCGCTCATCCGGCCTTCCGACGCCGAACGCGTGGAGCAGTGGATCGCGGAAGCAGTAGCCGGCGGCGCACAGGTGTTGTGCGGCGGAAAGCGCAATGGTTCGCTCTTCGAACCGACCGTGCTCACGCACACCAACGCAAAGATGAAGGTGAACTGCCGGGAGGTGTTCGCGCCGGTAGTCACGGTGGAACCGTACGACGAGTTCGACGACGCGCTGCGCCGGGTGAACGATTCGCCCTACGGCCTGCAAGCCGGAGTGTTCACACGCGATGCCGCGCTCATCTTCAAAGCGTTCGAGGAGTTGCAGGTCGGAGGGGTGATGGTGGGCGAGGTGCCCACGTTCCGCATCGACAGCATGCCCTACGGTGGGGTGAAAGATTCCGGGCTCGGCCGCGAGGGCCTGCGCTACGCCATCGAAGAGATGACGGAGCCCAGGCTGCTGGTCATGAACCTGGCGCAGTCGTAGATCGCAGTCGTAAATCGCAGCCCGGACCGCAGCTCTAAACCATCTCACGCACCTTATCCCCAAAGACGGTGAGCGCGATCTCTTTGCGGTTCGGCTCGCCCTTGATCAACGACTCGGCGAACTTTGCCGCCTGGTCCATGGTGATCTTCGGCGGCATGGGCGGCTCGAACGGATCCACGACCGCCTCGATGATGACCGGTCCGGGCGTGTTCAACGCTTGCTCGATCACCGCGCCGCAGTGTTTGGGATCGTCGATGGTGAAGCCGGCACCGCCGCAGGCGCGCGCGAAGGCGGCGAAATCCATCGGGCTCAGGTCGCAGCCGTACTCGGGATTGCCGAGGAAGACCATCTGCTCCCACTTGATCATGCCAAGCGAGTTGTTCTTGCAGATGACGACCTTGATGGGCAGCTTGTACTGCACGGCAGTGGCGAACTCGGCCATCAACATCTGGAAGCCGCCGTCGCCGACGAACGCCACGCACTGCCGCTCGGGATATGCCACCTGCGCCGCGATGGTGTAAGGAAGTCCGTTGGCCATGGAGGCGAGCGTGCCGGAGAGCGAGTGCATCTGGCCCTGCTTCACCGGGATATGACGCGCCCACCAGGTGGCGATGGTGCCGGAATCGCAAGAGACGATGGCGTCGTTGCGCAGGCGCTTGCCCAGCTCGTGCGCCACGACCTGGGGTTTCATCGGCTTGTCCGCGCGCGTGGCCTGCTTTTCCATCAGCGCGTTCCAGTGCTTCATCCCCTGCTGCGCTTTTTCGAGGAAGCTGCGGTCGTCATGCTTGCGCAGCAGCGGGAGCAGTGCCGCGAGCGAACGGCGACTGTCGCCGACCAGCCCCACTTCGACCGGATAGCGCAATCCGATGCGCTTGGGATCGAGCTCGATCTGCACCGCGCGGGCCTGGTCGGGCTTGGGCATGAATTCGAGATACGGGAACGAGGTGCCGACCATGAGCAGCGTGTCGCAATCCTCGAGCGCCAGCTGCGAGGGCAGCGTGCCCAGCAGTCCGATGGTGTTGGTGGTGTACGGACTGGAGTCGGGGACAGCGGCTTTTCCGAGCAGCGCCTTCACGATGGGCGCGCCCAGCAACTCGGCAACGTGTTCCAGCTCGGTGGCCGCACCGATGGCGCCGCGACCGCAGAGGATGGCGATCTTCTTGCCGGCGTTGAGGATGTCCGCGGCTTTTTGCAGGTCCACCTCGTGGGGCATGCGCGCGCTGTAGGCCATCACGTCGGAGGTATGGTGCGGGATGTTCCGCTGGGAGCGTCCCTTCTTGGCCTCCTTCTCCTGCAAGTCCACGGGGAAGGTGATGTGCGCCACGGCGCGATACGACAGCGCGGTGCGACAAGCGAGGTCGGTGACGTTCTCCACGTGTGTGGGTCCCATGACGCGGACGGAGTAGGCGGCCACGTCCATGAAGATCTTGTCGAGTTCCACATCCTGCTGCGTGTGCGTGCCGACGAGGTCATGGAATCCCATGCCGGTGATGGCGAGCACAGGCTGGCCGTCAAGCTTGGCGTCGTAGAGACCGTTCAGCAGATGCAGGCCGCCGGGTCCGGAGGTCGCGACACACACGCCGAGCTTGCCGGTGTACTTGGCATAGGCGCAGGCCATGAACGCCGCCGATTCCTCGTGGCGCACGTGGATAAAACGCACCTGCTCCTGGTGCGTGCGCAGCGCCTCCATGATGCCGTTGATGCCGTCGCCGGGGAGGCCGAAGACGGTGTCCACATCCCAGTCCAGCAAGGTTTCGATGAGAATGTCTGCCGCAGTTTTCGCCATGGCTAAGGAATCTCCTGCCAGATTAGGATGCGTGGCCCGGCCCGGCGGTCGCGCCGCCACCGGCAGAACGCTCAGGTATAGCGCGCGGGACCTCCATTACACCTTCCTCAAGGCTCCACGAAACACCAGACCTGCAGAAAAGTCCAGGCTGGATTCTATGGTTTCTGAGGTGTTGCGAAGATCGGAACACACCTACCTTGGTCGGCGGCAACCTCCCCCAAGGGACGAGCCTCATTTGAACGCCAAGTCACGTCGCGCCACTGGCGCAATCGATATGCCTTGTTATAATTCCCCGTTTCCCAACTCGCTCCGGGAACCACTGGACAACTGAACTCAACCTGACGGCCAAAACAGCGAGCCGTGTTCTGCCGCAAGACGGACGGAAGCAGAAGGTCACTTGTCACAGATCTTCCATCGCAGCACGAACACGATCTCGCGTCTGACGATCTATGGCTTCCTGTTCCTCGTGGGCGCGCTGACGTGGACGGCGGCCGAGGTGCAGCGCTCGAGCTACGTCACCACCCAGGGCGAGGCCAAGGTGCAGACGCCGCCGTTCTCGCACGCGCACCACGCCGGTGGCATGGGCATCGATTGCCGCTACTGCCACACTGGGGTAGAGACCTCGCCGTTCGCCGGCATCCCGCCGACCAAGACGTGTATGAACTGCCACGCGCAGATCTGGACGAACGCGCCCATGCTCGAGCCGGTGCGCGAAAGCTTCCGCACCGGGAAATCGCTGGAGTGGACGCGGGTGAACGACCTGCCCGATTTTGTCTACTTCGACCACAGCATCCACGTGAACAAAGGCGTGGGTTGCGATAGCTGCCACGGCCCGGTGGACAAGATGCCGCTGATGTACCAGGCACAATCACTGCAGATGGAGTGGTGTCTGGACTGCCATCGCGCGCCCGACAAGTTCCTGCGTCCGAAAGACCAGGTATTCAACATGGGCTACGAGAAGCCGACCGCCGAGAAGCCGCTCGACTTCGGGAGCCAGCACTACACCGACCAGCGCAAGTTGGGAAAAGATCTGATCCAGATGTACCGAGTGCGGCCGCCGAGCGACATCACCAGCTGCTCGACGTGCCATCGATGAGTCAGGTAAACGATAAGGGATGAAATGTCAGCGGACTGCGTAGAGAAGAAAAAAGCGGCGGCGGCGGATCGTTCGGCAGAAGCGAACGAGCTTGTCCGCATCGACACCGGCAAAGCGCTCACGCTTGCCGATGCGCGCGAGCAGCTCGAGCGCGCCAAGGGACCGCAGTACTGGCGGTCGCTACACGAACTCGCGCAGACACCAGGCTTCCGGCGGCTGATCGAAGATGAATTCCCGCGCCACGCCGCCGCGCTCGATGAAGTGAGTCGCCGCGACTTCATGAAGGTCGCCGCCGCCGGCCTGGCGCTCGCCGGACTTTCCGCCTGCACCAAGCAGCCGAAGGAAGCCATCATCCCATTCGTCCGCCAGCCAGAGAACATGCTGCCCGGCAATCCCACCTACTTCGCCACGGCGATGCCATTCCCGACCGGCGCCTTCCCGCTGCTCGCCAAGAGCAATGAAGGCCGGCCGACCAAGGTGGAAGGGAATCCGAACCATCCGGCGTCGGCGGGCGGCAGTGACGTGTTCGCGCAGGCTTCGGTGCTCGGGCTCTACGATCCCGATCGCTCGCAGACCATCCAGCACCTCGGCGAAGTGAAGCCGTGGGGCGCATTCCTGGGGGCGATCCGCCAGCCGCTGGTGGCGCAGAAATCGCTGGGCGGAGTGGGCGTCCGCTTCCTCACCGAGACGGTGATCTCGCCGACGATGGCCGCGCAGATGCGCGACCTGCTCAAGCTCTATCCGCAGGCGAAGTGGTACCAGTACGATCCGGTCAACCGCGATTCGTTCCGCGCCGGCATGGTCGCCGCTTTTGGCCAGCCGATGAACGCGGTCTACCACATTGAGCCGGCGGACGTGATCGTCTCGCTCGACGCAGATTTTCTGTCTGCGGGATATCCCGGCTTCCATCGCTATGCGCGCGAGTTCGCCTCGCGCCGCAAGGTGCAGAAAGATGGCCGCGGCAAGTCTGAACGC
Coding sequences within:
- a CDS encoding aldehyde dehydrogenase family protein, coding for MIRAQREALARTLALEAGKPIKTARVEIERAAFTFDVAAEEAVRIPGEYLPLDVMESMRGRWGLVRRFPLGPIAAITPFNFPFNLVGHKLAPAIAAGCAVVLKPAPQTPLSALNLARLVAEAGWPAGALNVLPLANEDAGVLVEDARLKMLSFTGSAAVGWALKSQAGKKRVVLELGGNAGVIVHSDFHSDSGHADADLDYAAERCAVGGFSYAGQSCISVQRILVHSSVLDRFLAAFIPKVKALRLGDPMDEATDVGPLIRPSDAERVEQWIAEAVAGGAQVLCGGKRNGSLFEPTVLTHTNAKMKVNCREVFAPVVTVEPYDEFDDALRRVNDSPYGLQAGVFTRDAALIFKAFEELQVGGVMVGEVPTFRIDSMPYGGVKDSGLGREGLRYAIEEMTEPRLLVMNLAQS
- a CDS encoding thiamine pyrophosphate-binding protein; this encodes MAKTAADILIETLLDWDVDTVFGLPGDGINGIMEALRTHQEQVRFIHVRHEESAAFMACAYAKYTGKLGVCVATSGPGGLHLLNGLYDAKLDGQPVLAITGMGFHDLVGTHTQQDVELDKIFMDVAAYSVRVMGPTHVENVTDLACRTALSYRAVAHITFPVDLQEKEAKKGRSQRNIPHHTSDVMAYSARMPHEVDLQKAADILNAGKKIAILCGRGAIGAATELEHVAELLGAPIVKALLGKAAVPDSSPYTTNTIGLLGTLPSQLALEDCDTLLMVGTSFPYLEFMPKPDQARAVQIELDPKRIGLRYPVEVGLVGDSRRSLAALLPLLRKHDDRSFLEKAQQGMKHWNALMEKQATRADKPMKPQVVAHELGKRLRNDAIVSCDSGTIATWWARHIPVKQGQMHSLSGTLASMANGLPYTIAAQVAYPERQCVAFVGDGGFQMLMAEFATAVQYKLPIKVVICKNNSLGMIKWEQMVFLGNPEYGCDLSPMDFAAFARACGGAGFTIDDPKHCGAVIEQALNTPGPVIIEAVVDPFEPPMPPKITMDQAAKFAESLIKGEPNRKEIALTVFGDKVREMV
- a CDS encoding cytochrome c family protein, whose protein sequence is MSQIFHRSTNTISRLTIYGFLFLVGALTWTAAEVQRSSYVTTQGEAKVQTPPFSHAHHAGGMGIDCRYCHTGVETSPFAGIPPTKTCMNCHAQIWTNAPMLEPVRESFRTGKSLEWTRVNDLPDFVYFDHSIHVNKGVGCDSCHGPVDKMPLMYQAQSLQMEWCLDCHRAPDKFLRPKDQVFNMGYEKPTAEKPLDFGSQHYTDQRKLGKDLIQMYRVRPPSDITSCSTCHR